A stretch of Dasania marina DSM 21967 DNA encodes these proteins:
- a CDS encoding cyclase family protein, with the protein MLKIVKIVDLSLPLNIDTPIYPGDPKPDVTVATTIEHEGYNLFNLHLGTQTGSHIDAPYHFNNQGATVDAVELKQCFGNGLVIDVSHKQANEAIVLADVVGFAEQLSRCDIVLLKTGWDSTRGTEAFFTHPYLSLEAADYILSKDVKTIAIDTINLDKTGGTQFPVHQRFAEVGGIIAENLAGFSAIDFEHPLISVLPLNLTACDGSPVRAVAIQAQWSADNTYSA; encoded by the coding sequence ATGTTAAAGATAGTTAAAATAGTTGATTTATCTCTGCCGCTCAATATAGATACGCCGATTTATCCTGGCGACCCCAAGCCCGATGTGACCGTGGCCACCACGATTGAACATGAGGGTTATAACCTGTTTAACCTGCACTTAGGCACCCAAACCGGGTCGCATATTGATGCGCCCTATCATTTTAATAACCAGGGCGCGACGGTGGATGCTGTAGAGCTTAAGCAATGTTTTGGCAACGGCTTGGTGATAGATGTTAGTCATAAACAAGCTAACGAAGCTATAGTGTTGGCAGACGTTGTCGGCTTTGCCGAGCAGCTATCACGTTGCGACATCGTGCTACTAAAAACGGGCTGGGATAGTACCCGCGGCACCGAGGCGTTTTTCACTCACCCCTATTTATCCTTAGAAGCTGCCGATTATATCTTGAGTAAAGACGTTAAAACGATCGCCATAGACACCATTAACCTAGACAAAACCGGGGGTACCCAGTTTCCCGTGCACCAGCGCTTTGCTGAGGTGGGTGGCATTATTGCCGAGAATTTGGCCGGTTTTTCTGCTATAGATTTTGAACACCCGCTTATTTCCGTGCTGCCACTCAACTTAACCGCCTGCGATGGTTCGCCGGTGCGGGCTGTGGCCATACAGGCTCAGTGGTCTGCGGATAATACCTATAGCGCTTAG
- a CDS encoding substrate-binding periplasmic protein, with translation MLSTLRLNLGIILFSYIAVYAPYSQAESTTADITQISVSCDNWPGTCNKDGSGLYFELLHTIYQPEGIRIKHRIDPFMRGLKLAEEHRVDAMAAAYKTPEREQRFIFPQTRFITAYTSVLYKRDSRRDSKQDGSPLSSNKIKGRISIVRGYNYSSHIDETANIEEIGSVQQGIKMVMSGRSDYFINAFYDSYSAMQQLAKTENERITDKVHIEIIDAKPIYLVFAKTPRGQALADMYDKNMQQLFNSGALKAFFDNRPRGNYYYYFPELGDDHALPQFKGF, from the coding sequence ATGTTATCTACACTCAGATTGAATCTGGGGATTATTTTATTCAGCTATATAGCCGTCTATGCCCCTTACTCCCAAGCAGAATCAACAACAGCTGACATCACGCAAATAAGCGTCAGCTGTGACAATTGGCCAGGCACCTGCAACAAAGACGGTAGTGGCCTCTATTTTGAGCTGCTGCACACCATCTACCAACCCGAAGGCATACGCATTAAACACCGCATAGACCCGTTTATGCGTGGGCTTAAGTTAGCCGAAGAGCACAGGGTCGACGCCATGGCCGCTGCCTATAAAACACCAGAAAGAGAACAGCGTTTTATTTTTCCGCAAACACGTTTTATTACTGCATACACCTCGGTGCTTTACAAACGTGATAGCAGACGTGATAGCAAACAGGATGGCAGCCCCCTCAGCAGTAATAAAATTAAGGGTCGTATTAGTATAGTCAGAGGTTACAACTACAGCAGCCATATCGACGAAACCGCCAATATTGAAGAAATAGGCAGTGTGCAGCAGGGTATAAAAATGGTGATGTCGGGGCGTAGTGATTATTTTATTAACGCTTTTTATGACAGCTATAGCGCCATGCAGCAGTTGGCAAAAACTGAAAACGAACGCATCACCGATAAAGTGCATATTGAGATTATCGATGCCAAGCCTATATATTTAGTCTTTGCCAAAACCCCGCGCGGCCAAGCCTTAGCCGACATGTACGATAAGAATATGCAGCAGCTTTTTAACAGCGGCGCCTTAAAAGCGTTTTTTGATAATCGCCCTAGAGGTAATTACTATTATTATTTTCCAGAGTTAGGCGACGACCACGCCCTACCCCAGTTTAAAGGATTTTAA
- the speB gene encoding agmatinase, with protein sequence MSKQQETLFGLGGNTYANIFTYMGLPLSRDLSDDVDAVVMGVPYDLATTGRSGTRFGPTGIRQASSQLRWEEKRWPWRFSLADKLKVIDYGDITFDDGDSDDMMETVVAEASKIMAAGKTLLTLGGDHFITLPLLRAAHQQFGKVALLHFDAHTDNEKNDGKYNHGSMFYHAPTEGLIDSDKSIQIGIRTEYDYDNHPFTVLDAAWSNTHSAEDIVAKIKATVGDSPVYLSFDIDCLDPAYAPGTGTPVAGGISSDKAMQIIRALGDLNIVAMDLMEVAPAYDHADITSLAGATLALEMLYMMAAKR encoded by the coding sequence ATGTCTAAGCAACAAGAAACACTGTTCGGGCTAGGTGGTAATACCTACGCTAATATTTTTACCTATATGGGTTTGCCCCTAAGTCGCGATTTAAGCGACGATGTCGATGCCGTGGTGATGGGCGTGCCCTATGACCTGGCCACCACCGGCCGCTCGGGCACCCGTTTTGGCCCTACTGGTATACGTCAGGCTTCTTCGCAGCTGCGCTGGGAGGAAAAGCGTTGGCCTTGGCGTTTTAGCTTGGCGGATAAACTCAAGGTGATTGATTACGGTGATATCACCTTTGATGATGGTGACAGTGATGACATGATGGAAACCGTGGTGGCAGAAGCCAGTAAAATTATGGCTGCAGGTAAGACGCTACTAACCTTGGGCGGCGACCATTTTATTACCTTGCCCTTATTGCGCGCGGCTCATCAACAGTTTGGGAAAGTGGCCTTGTTGCATTTTGATGCCCACACCGATAATGAAAAGAACGACGGCAAATATAATCACGGCTCTATGTTTTACCATGCGCCAACTGAGGGTTTAATTGACTCAGATAAAAGCATACAAATTGGTATACGTACCGAATACGATTATGACAATCACCCCTTTACGGTGTTAGATGCTGCCTGGTCTAACACCCACAGTGCTGAAGATATCGTGGCCAAAATAAAAGCAACGGTTGGCGATAGTCCTGTGTATTTGAGTTTCGATATAGATTGCCTAGACCCAGCCTATGCGCCGGGCACCGGTACGCCCGTGGCCGGCGGCATAAGCTCCGATAAGGCGATGCAAATTATTCGAGCGTTGGGTGATTTGAATATTGTGGCTATGGACTTAATGGAAGTGGCCCCAGCCTATGACCATGCTGACATCACCTCCTTGGCGGGGGCAACGCTGGCCTTAGAAATGTTGTATATGATGGCGGCAAAACGCTAA
- a CDS encoding SPFH domain-containing protein — MPILQSLVTSPLFWIAIIAIYTLKQGIHFVPQNRGYVIYTLGKYDKTLSAGLNFIIPFIQKVAADRNLKEQSLDISAQAAITKDNITLLLDGILFMKVTDAAAATNNITDYKMSVVQLAMTTMRNAIGEMELDQCFQSRDAINAKILGAMSEATAPWGVMVTRYEIKDITPPQSIREDMEKQMTAEREKRSVILTAEGVKTAAITRAEGDKQSRVLAAEAAKAEQVLDAEASKTAQVLQAAGKAEAIMLVAKADADALTLVGTAASTEQGKAAVTLTLAQGAIAAHKAIAAEGTVILSDGNTGANISSTVAQAIAVSSSLKLSDS; from the coding sequence ATGCCCATATTACAATCACTAGTCACCAGCCCCCTGTTTTGGATAGCCATTATTGCTATCTACACGCTCAAACAAGGCATACATTTTGTGCCACAAAACCGCGGCTATGTTATTTACACACTGGGTAAATACGACAAAACCCTATCCGCCGGTTTAAACTTTATTATCCCGTTTATCCAAAAAGTGGCTGCCGACAGAAACTTAAAAGAACAATCTTTAGACATTAGCGCACAAGCTGCCATCACCAAAGATAATATTACCTTACTATTAGACGGTATTTTATTTATGAAGGTGACCGATGCCGCAGCCGCCACCAATAACATCACCGACTATAAAATGTCCGTGGTGCAGCTAGCCATGACCACCATGCGAAACGCCATAGGCGAAATGGAATTGGACCAGTGCTTTCAAAGCCGCGATGCTATTAATGCCAAAATCTTAGGGGCCATGTCGGAAGCTACCGCACCCTGGGGTGTAATGGTTACCCGTTACGAAATTAAAGACATCACCCCGCCGCAATCCATACGCGAAGATATGGAAAAACAAATGACCGCCGAGCGTGAAAAACGCTCTGTGATACTTACCGCCGAAGGGGTAAAAACCGCCGCGATTACTCGCGCCGAAGGTGATAAACAATCTCGCGTACTGGCCGCTGAAGCCGCCAAGGCCGAGCAAGTGTTAGACGCCGAAGCCAGCAAAACCGCACAAGTATTACAAGCCGCCGGTAAAGCCGAAGCCATCATGCTAGTGGCCAAAGCCGACGCCGATGCATTAACACTTGTGGGTACTGCCGCTAGCACTGAACAAGGTAAGGCCGCCGTTACTCTTACCCTGGCACAAGGTGCCATCGCCGCCCATAAAGCCATAGCCGCAGAGGGCACGGTAATATTAAGTGATGGTAATACCGGCGCTAATATTTCCAGCACGGTTGCCCAAGCCATTGCGGTGTCTAGCAGCCTGAAATTAAGCGATAGCTAG
- a CDS encoding NfeD family protein produces the protein MDILQYLLDNHDQTFYLIGGISLIIELTILGFGGPLLFFGLAAFITGALSGFAVISGWEAEIFTLGISTAIIAALLWKPLKNFQNSGGGSDSSSDMIGLQVPAAAEITHTQGKIRYSGIDWNARLHKDLSVSSINADEMCTIVAVEGTLMLVKPL, from the coding sequence ATGGATATTTTACAATACCTACTCGATAACCATGACCAAACCTTTTACTTAATAGGCGGTATTAGCCTAATCATTGAGCTAACGATATTAGGCTTTGGTGGCCCCTTATTATTTTTTGGCCTAGCCGCTTTTATAACAGGCGCGCTATCGGGCTTTGCGGTAATTAGTGGTTGGGAAGCCGAAATATTCACCCTGGGGATTAGCACCGCGATCATCGCTGCCTTATTATGGAAGCCCTTAAAAAACTTTCAAAACTCCGGTGGCGGTTCCGACTCCAGCAGCGACATGATAGGCCTACAGGTTCCGGCTGCAGCAGAAATTACCCACACTCAAGGCAAAATTCGCTACTCCGGCATAGATTGGAATGCGCGCCTACATAAGGATCTTAGCGTCAGTAGCATTAATGCCGATGAGATGTGTACTATTGTTGCTGTTGAAGGCACGCTGATGTTGGTAAAACCGCTATGA
- a CDS encoding DegQ family serine endoprotease yields MKLTIRYCLAFFLIASSAASLAALPVFDSSGKQLPTLAPMLKEVNPAVVNISTYTTQQVNNPLLNDPFFRRFFNVPDQQQQQPQRQQRRQQSAGSGVIIDKDQGIVVTNHHVIGKADEVHVALVDGRSFKAEVLGSDPELDVAVLKINADDLAEVKLSNSDLLNVGDFVVAIGNPFGLGQTVTTGIVSALGRTGLGIEGYENFIQTDASINPGNSGGALVNLRGELVGINTAILSPAGGNVGIGFAIPINMVKGSIDQLVEHGEVKRGQIGVSIQDITPELRKHFNLENGQQGVFITGVSEGSPADKAGLKDGDVLIAIDGEKTTSAGHLRSQIGMRAIGDKVDITVIREDREKTLKVKVGESQNLSKLNKRLHQLLEGSRFEDNPDGGVLVAGLAPNSPAAYSGLRVGDVIIGANRQHISNVKALEAALKKSDDSILLHVSRKGRAFYLVLR; encoded by the coding sequence ATGAAATTAACAATACGATATTGCTTAGCATTTTTTCTTATAGCCAGCTCGGCTGCTAGCTTGGCCGCACTCCCCGTTTTCGACAGCAGCGGCAAGCAGCTACCCACGCTGGCGCCTATGTTGAAAGAGGTTAACCCTGCGGTGGTGAATATCTCCACCTATACCACCCAGCAGGTCAATAACCCGCTGCTTAATGATCCTTTCTTTAGGCGTTTTTTTAATGTGCCTGACCAGCAACAACAACAGCCCCAGCGTCAGCAACGCCGCCAGCAGAGTGCCGGCTCTGGCGTTATTATTGATAAAGACCAGGGCATAGTGGTAACCAACCACCATGTTATAGGCAAGGCCGATGAGGTGCATGTGGCGCTGGTAGATGGCCGTAGCTTTAAGGCCGAAGTGCTGGGCTCAGACCCCGAGTTAGATGTGGCGGTTTTAAAAATCAACGCCGATGATTTGGCCGAGGTGAAGCTGTCGAATTCTGATTTGCTCAATGTCGGTGATTTTGTGGTGGCCATAGGCAACCCCTTTGGTTTGGGGCAAACCGTAACTACCGGCATAGTCAGTGCTTTGGGCCGTACCGGTTTAGGCATAGAAGGGTATGAAAACTTTATTCAAACCGATGCCTCAATTAACCCTGGTAACTCTGGAGGCGCGCTAGTGAATTTGCGCGGCGAATTAGTGGGCATCAATACCGCCATCTTGTCGCCTGCCGGTGGTAATGTGGGCATTGGTTTTGCGATTCCCATTAATATGGTAAAGGGCAGCATTGATCAATTAGTTGAACACGGTGAAGTTAAACGCGGCCAGATAGGCGTTAGCATTCAAGATATTACGCCTGAATTGCGCAAGCACTTTAACTTAGAGAATGGCCAGCAAGGCGTGTTTATTACCGGTGTTAGTGAAGGCTCGCCAGCCGATAAAGCCGGCTTAAAAGATGGCGATGTACTTATTGCTATAGACGGTGAAAAAACGACTTCGGCAGGGCATTTGCGCAGCCAGATAGGCATGCGTGCCATAGGTGATAAAGTCGACATCACAGTCATACGCGAAGACCGCGAAAAAACTCTCAAGGTAAAAGTGGGTGAAAGCCAAAACTTGAGCAAGCTGAATAAGCGCTTACATCAATTGCTGGAAGGCAGCCGCTTTGAAGATAATCCCGATGGTGGTGTGTTAGTAGCCGGTTTAGCACCCAACTCGCCAGCAGCCTATAGTGGTTTGCGGGTGGGGGATGTGATCATTGGTGCCAACCGCCAGCACATTAGCAATGTTAAAGCCTTAGAGGCGGCATTGAAAAAAAGTGATGACTCTATACTGCTGCATGTTAGCCGCAAGGGCAGGGCATTTTATTTAGTGCTGCGTTAG
- a CDS encoding AraC family transcriptional regulator translates to MMRNSSFSSGVIAVATTSAFYAKTSYLGAKLKGVDTDKLLAEVGLNAEQIQQPGARVNVIQMTRLIQLIWAELQDEFMGFTLHRCKTGTYAMKCQMVSHCENLNSLFEQGVKFYSLVTDDIIMAYEQTDEGMEFSIRMADPSLDPNHFYLEFWLMLWHRFASWMIGKKIKLKKVYFNYPAPEHVADFDIQFSCECVFKAPVTKCVFPSHYGTMPLVRTQREIAHFLKDAPAGIMVMPGEDDSTGLKVKTFLLDSFEKDHVFPDFEAVASYLNNSPQALRRHLKEEGSSYQKIKDVIRRDLAIERICVQNMAVHKVASYLGFTEPRSFTRAFKQWTGLSPKRYKHRNK, encoded by the coding sequence ATGATGCGCAACTCATCATTCAGTAGCGGAGTAATCGCGGTGGCCACCACGTCGGCATTTTATGCAAAAACCTCTTACCTAGGCGCTAAGCTTAAAGGGGTAGATACCGATAAGCTATTGGCCGAGGTGGGCCTCAATGCCGAGCAAATTCAGCAGCCCGGGGCGCGGGTTAATGTTATTCAGATGACTAGGCTAATACAGCTGATATGGGCCGAACTGCAAGACGAATTTATGGGCTTCACTCTGCATCGCTGCAAAACCGGCACCTATGCCATGAAGTGCCAAATGGTTAGCCACTGCGAAAACCTCAACTCCTTATTTGAGCAGGGGGTAAAATTTTATAGCCTAGTCACTGACGATATCATCATGGCCTATGAGCAAACTGATGAGGGCATGGAATTTAGCATACGCATGGCTGACCCCAGCCTAGACCCTAATCATTTTTATTTAGAATTTTGGTTAATGCTGTGGCACCGCTTTGCCAGCTGGATGATAGGCAAAAAAATAAAACTGAAAAAAGTCTATTTTAATTACCCTGCGCCCGAGCATGTGGCGGACTTTGATATACAGTTTTCCTGCGAATGTGTTTTTAAAGCTCCTGTGACTAAATGTGTGTTCCCCAGCCATTACGGCACGATGCCGTTGGTGCGCACCCAACGCGAAATTGCGCACTTTTTGAAAGATGCCCCTGCAGGCATTATGGTGATGCCCGGTGAAGACGACAGCACCGGCTTAAAAGTAAAAACATTTTTATTGGATAGTTTTGAGAAAGATCACGTCTTTCCTGATTTTGAAGCCGTAGCCAGCTATTTAAATAACAGCCCCCAGGCATTGCGCAGGCATTTAAAAGAAGAGGGCAGCAGCTACCAAAAAATCAAAGACGTGATACGCCGCGACCTCGCCATAGAGCGCATCTGTGTGCAAAACATGGCCGTGCATAAAGTGGCCAGTTATTTGGGCTTTACCGAGCCGCGCTCGTTTACCCGCGCCTTTAAGCAGTGGACGGGGTTGTCGCCTAAGCGGTATAAGCATAGAAATAAATAG
- a CDS encoding acyl-CoA dehydrogenase family protein: protein MDFSLNPEQALIQQTAQQFAQQQLAPVAAAIDQHLQHECFLANLKQLADLGFMGLGVSSDYGGSEAGSIAFSLAITELAKACAATATTTSVTNLVAEVIQAIGSEAQKQRYLPKICSGEYAAASFCLTEAQAGSDPTAMQTKAVKQGNDWLLNGSKLYITSALYAGVFVVWAVTDPAAPKGKGISCFLVEAGSPGLEIDPPENKMGQHGSYTSVVSFSDCRIPHSALLGSENSGYRIAVAELAGGRIGIGSLALGLGLAAMDYAKQFVGEREQFGQKLGHFQGLQWMIADCYTELEAARLLLMQAATLKQQGQPFATQAAMAKLYASEKANHACYTALQLLGGAGYLQDHPLERMSRDVRLTTIYEGTSEIQRLIIARDLLKDIL from the coding sequence GTGGACTTTAGCCTCAACCCAGAGCAAGCCCTCATTCAACAAACCGCCCAACAGTTTGCCCAGCAACAACTGGCCCCCGTAGCCGCCGCCATAGATCAGCACCTCCAGCACGAGTGCTTTTTAGCCAACCTAAAACAGCTGGCCGATTTAGGCTTTATGGGGCTGGGGGTAAGCAGTGACTATGGCGGCAGTGAAGCCGGCAGCATAGCTTTTAGCTTGGCGATTACCGAACTGGCCAAGGCCTGCGCCGCTACCGCCACCACCACCTCGGTAACCAACCTAGTGGCCGAAGTGATACAAGCCATAGGTAGCGAGGCACAAAAACAACGCTACCTACCCAAGATATGCAGTGGCGAATACGCCGCCGCCAGCTTTTGCCTAACCGAAGCACAGGCGGGATCAGACCCCACCGCCATGCAAACCAAGGCGGTTAAACAAGGTAACGACTGGCTGTTAAACGGCAGTAAGCTCTATATCACCAGCGCCCTCTATGCCGGTGTGTTTGTGGTGTGGGCCGTGACCGACCCCGCCGCCCCCAAAGGCAAGGGCATTAGCTGTTTTTTAGTGGAGGCTGGCAGCCCAGGCTTAGAAATAGACCCACCCGAAAACAAGATGGGGCAACACGGCTCTTACACCAGCGTGGTCAGTTTTAGCGACTGCCGCATACCCCACAGCGCGCTACTAGGCAGTGAAAACAGCGGCTATCGCATAGCCGTGGCCGAGCTGGCCGGTGGCCGCATAGGCATAGGCTCGCTGGCCTTGGGCTTGGGTTTAGCCGCTATGGATTACGCCAAACAATTTGTCGGTGAGCGCGAACAATTCGGCCAAAAGCTAGGCCACTTTCAGGGCCTGCAATGGATGATAGCCGACTGCTACACCGAGCTTGAAGCTGCCCGCCTGCTACTCATGCAAGCCGCCACATTAAAACAACAGGGCCAACCCTTTGCCACCCAAGCCGCCATGGCCAAGTTATACGCCTCAGAAAAGGCCAACCACGCCTGCTATACCGCTTTGCAATTATTAGGGGGCGCCGGTTATTTACAAGATCACCCGCTAGAACGCATGAGCCGCGATGTAAGGCTAACTACTATTTACGAAGGCACTAGCGAAATTCAGCGGCTGATTATTGCCAGAGATTTACTGAAAGACATCTTATAA
- a CDS encoding enoyl-CoA hydratase produces the protein MNNALLLQHQNQTAIITLNNPPANTWTLASLQQLTSMVNTLNSDSNNRALIIHSNSAKFFSAGADLNLVNHNNKQQAVDFAETFGKAFQTLTDYQGVSIAAITGYAMGGGLEAALCCDIRLCEQQAHMALPEASVGLLPCGLGTQQLPWLIGEAWAKRMILLGERIDANTALRIGLVQELVATGEVLNLALALADKAALQSPTAMRHCKQLIMQARNNSLAQGSQKERELFVQLWEDENQQEGVSAFIEKRKPVWKT, from the coding sequence ATGAATAACGCCCTACTACTACAACATCAAAACCAGACGGCCATTATCACCTTAAATAATCCGCCGGCTAACACCTGGACCTTAGCCAGCTTGCAGCAATTAACCAGCATGGTGAATACACTTAATAGCGATAGTAATAACCGCGCGTTAATTATTCACAGTAATAGCGCAAAGTTTTTTAGCGCCGGTGCCGACCTCAACCTAGTGAACCACAACAATAAACAACAGGCCGTAGACTTTGCCGAAACTTTTGGCAAAGCTTTTCAAACACTAACCGATTACCAAGGCGTATCTATCGCCGCCATTACCGGCTATGCCATGGGCGGCGGTTTAGAAGCCGCGCTCTGTTGCGACATACGCCTATGCGAACAACAAGCACACATGGCCCTACCCGAAGCCTCAGTAGGTTTATTACCCTGCGGCTTGGGCACACAGCAACTGCCTTGGTTAATAGGCGAAGCCTGGGCTAAACGCATGATACTGCTAGGCGAACGTATAGATGCCAACACCGCCCTGCGCATAGGCCTAGTGCAAGAGCTAGTCGCCACCGGCGAAGTGTTAAACCTAGCCTTAGCGTTGGCCGATAAAGCCGCTCTGCAATCCCCCACTGCCATGCGCCACTGTAAACAATTGATTATGCAAGCCCGCAACAATAGCTTGGCTCAAGGTTCACAAAAAGAGCGCGAGCTGTTCGTGCAGCTATGGGAGGATGAAAATCAACAAGAAGGGGTGAGTGCGTTTATAGAAAAACGTAAACCTGTTTGGAAAACCTAA